A genomic window from Triticum urartu cultivar G1812 chromosome 7, Tu2.1, whole genome shotgun sequence includes:
- the LOC125524999 gene encoding uncharacterized protein LOC125524999: MVKEKGNEKGKGAGKENGKAKGAGKENGKANGKAKAKEKSLNYLIRQDSALPPPVPRKKSKPKVQIRKAKDFPNAPMGELICSLRKHPPPPPRLPDRTGAGVRAAEAAASGSATGSELPHASTIV; encoded by the coding sequence ATGGTGAAGGAGAAGGGGAATGAGAAGGGAAAGGGTGCTGGTAAGGAGAATGGGAAGGCGAAGGGTGCTGGTAAGGAGAATGGGAAGGCAAATGGGAAGGCGAAGGCAAAGGAAAAGAGCTTGAATTACCTAATTAGGCAAGATTCGGCACTGCCTCCACCGGTTCCGAGGAAGAAGAGCAAACCTAAGGTGCAGATTAGGAAGGCGAAAGACTTTCCCAATGCCCCAATGGGAGAGTTGATTTGTAGCTTAAGAAAACACCCTCCGCCTCCTCCGCGTCTCCCCGACCGCACCGGTGCCGGCGTGCGTGCCGCGGAAGCCGCTGCCTCCGGCTCCGCAACCGGCTCCGAGCTGCCTCATGCATCTACTATTGTATGA